A region of Paenibacillus sp. 37 DNA encodes the following proteins:
- a CDS encoding ABC transporter permease, protein MSDMIQIARREVKMGFRNPWAYSFLILFCTFSLSLLLLNSQNLVEGYSGTTGSMLNLILYLLPLMTLFLGSFSLTSEKEDGSWQLLSTYPIGTMSFIVGKYLGLSIVLITIVAFGYGLMGVISGVIGNPLDTMTYLLFLAFSCGLVLLFLTLALFIGSLSRNRWQALTISVTVWFFAVIGWPTLLLSVLGLMPYLWVKPLLIILTLINPAELVRLFVVIKLGGGSILGPEYYRWVEWVQQPSGSWIFIGICLFWITFSILAVYAIWERGRSHG, encoded by the coding sequence ATGTCAGATATGATACAGATTGCAAGACGAGAAGTGAAAATGGGATTTCGCAATCCTTGGGCGTATTCGTTTCTGATCCTTTTTTGCACCTTTAGCTTAAGCTTGTTACTGCTGAATTCGCAGAATCTGGTTGAAGGATATTCGGGCACCACAGGTTCCATGTTGAATCTCATTCTCTACCTTTTGCCATTAATGACGCTATTCCTCGGTTCCTTCTCACTAACATCCGAAAAGGAAGACGGCAGTTGGCAACTCCTATCCACGTATCCCATCGGCACGATGTCTTTTATTGTGGGCAAGTATCTTGGGCTGTCGATTGTTTTAATCACCATTGTTGCGTTTGGATACGGCCTGATGGGGGTCATTAGCGGAGTAATCGGGAATCCATTGGATACCATGACATATCTTCTTTTTCTGGCATTTTCCTGTGGACTGGTGTTGTTATTCCTAACTCTGGCGCTATTTATCGGTTCGTTGTCGCGCAATCGGTGGCAGGCGTTAACGATCTCGGTGACCGTATGGTTTTTCGCTGTTATTGGGTGGCCGACCTTATTGCTCTCTGTGCTGGGACTGATGCCTTATCTGTGGGTGAAACCGCTACTGATTATACTAACGCTCATCAATCCGGCAGAGCTGGTGCGATTGTTTGTAGTCATCAAACTGGGAGGCGGCTCCATTCTTGGACCAGAATATTATCGATGGGTGGAGTGGGTGCAGCAACCAAGTGGCAGTTGGATCTTCATCGGGATATGCCTGTTCTGGATAACCTTCTCTATCTTGGCGGTATATGCGATCTGGGAGAGGGGGCGTTCTCATGGATAA
- a CDS encoding ABC transporter ATP-binding protein, with protein sequence MDKVGLEVIGLCKSIKKQPIVEDISFHLTSGQVLALCGGNGAGKSTVLRMIAGILRPTSGEVAVNNVRWLKERKRYSEQIGYMPDDYQFNQGLSAEEMLLFWASLRKVPKERVQEVLTMVGLEDQKKNRVTTFSKGMRQRVLFAQAVLSKPPLLIMDEPTNGLDPFWMQELTQLLKGIKQDGHMVVFSTHQLEIADDIADQVIFMNHGRNVGEGSTHDFRDQFGSLHAAFHQSLGLK encoded by the coding sequence ATGGATAAAGTAGGGCTCGAAGTGATAGGATTGTGCAAATCCATTAAAAAGCAACCCATTGTTGAGGATATTTCCTTTCATTTGACTTCTGGACAAGTCCTTGCCCTCTGTGGAGGGAATGGCGCAGGAAAGAGCACGGTACTGCGTATGATCGCTGGAATTCTTCGGCCTACCTCCGGTGAGGTTGCGGTGAACAATGTGCGATGGTTGAAGGAACGCAAGCGTTATTCAGAGCAGATTGGATATATGCCGGACGATTATCAATTTAATCAAGGACTGAGTGCGGAGGAAATGCTTCTGTTCTGGGCTTCTCTGAGGAAAGTTCCCAAGGAGAGAGTACAGGAAGTACTGACCATGGTAGGTTTGGAAGATCAAAAGAAAAACCGGGTTACGACCTTCTCCAAAGGCATGCGCCAACGTGTGTTATTCGCCCAGGCTGTGCTGTCGAAACCTCCACTGCTCATCATGGATGAGCCAACAAATGGATTGGACCCATTTTGGATGCAGGAATTAACTCAGCTGCTCAAGGGAATCAAACAGGATGGTCACATGGTCGTGTTCTCAACCCATCAGTTGGAGATCGCGGACGACATTGCGGATCAGGTGATATTCATGAACCATGGACGTAATGTTGGAGAGGGCTCCACTCACGACTTTCGTGATCAATTTGGTTCGCTCCATGCAGCATTTCATCAAAGTCTTGGTTTAAAGTGA
- a CDS encoding TlpA family protein disulfide reductase, with amino-acid sequence MIGVIALLAGTWAIFENVSTPESGRGISIQAGAKAPEFTAVNSAGEQIKLSDYRGKAVMINFWASWCTPCVREMPLVHQIAQNYQNDVETLFVNVGESKGTIREFMDKQAFDFPVIIDVTGNISGMYRITGLPATMVIDRDGEFRHILLGELTEDIPLQQWLEESI; translated from the coding sequence ATGATTGGTGTGATCGCATTGTTAGCAGGTACATGGGCCATTTTCGAAAATGTGTCGACACCCGAATCTGGGCGTGGCATCTCTATTCAAGCAGGTGCAAAAGCCCCTGAGTTCACAGCGGTTAATTCAGCAGGCGAACAAATCAAGCTATCCGATTATCGGGGCAAAGCCGTCATGATTAACTTTTGGGCTTCATGGTGCACCCCCTGTGTAAGGGAGATGCCGCTCGTTCACCAGATAGCTCAGAACTATCAGAACGACGTGGAAACCCTGTTTGTTAACGTGGGGGAATCGAAGGGCACGATCCGTGAGTTTATGGATAAGCAGGCGTTTGATTTTCCGGTGATCATTGATGTGACGGGCAACATATCAGGTATGTATCGTATAACGGGTTTGCCCGCAACAATGGTCATTGATAGGGATGGGGAGTTCCGTCACATACTGCTCGGTGAACTGACCGAAGATATACCATTGCAACAATGGTTGGAAGAGAGTATTTAG
- the metE gene encoding 5-methyltetrahydropteroyltriglutamate--homocysteine S-methyltransferase, whose amino-acid sequence MTKSSVLGYPRIGADREWKKALEAFWAGKLEESEFHARLQEIRIDHLRKQQAKGIDIIPVNDFSYYDHILDTAVMFGIIPKRFAYDGGSVPLSVYYGIARGTKDAAASEMTKWFNTNYHYIVPELDGASPTLTENKPLLAYREAKEKLGIEGKPVIVGPLTFLKLSKGYDKSETDAWLDRLLPLYTQLLQELASEGVQWVQVDEPILVTKLNDEDVQRLNKIYKAFAAAVPGLNIMLQTYFESVENYNDIVALPVQGVGLDFVHGLSGNTQSIRTSGFPADKVLGAGIIDGRGIWKASLQGKLKLLNELTEFVTPERIIVQSSCSLLHVPVTTEREAKLTTELKNALAFADEKLDEVVLLTTALSSPSAEITAKINEAELPLLALQQSEDRNRTAVQKAVSSISVQQPERSRPFAERHEAQQAKWQLPLFPTTTIGSFPQSAEVRKARQLWRKGELNNEQYAAFIREQIDIWIKIQEEIGIDVLVHGEFERTDMVEFFGEKLAGFAFTQFGWVQSYGSRCVKPPIIFGDVAFTGAMTVEETKYAQSQTERPVKGMLTGPITIMNWSFVREDIAREQIAYQLAYALRQEVEALEQAGIGMIQVDEPAVREGLPLKENEQADYLAWAVKAFRISTCTVHETTQIHTHMCYCEFHDMIDSIEAMDADVISIETSRSHGELIHSFEENTYELGIGLGVYDIHSPRVPSVDEMSSMIERALRVLDPKLFWINPDCGLKTRGQEETVASLRNMVDATRIARNNHASAAVL is encoded by the coding sequence ATGACAAAGAGTAGTGTATTGGGATATCCGCGTATTGGTGCTGATCGGGAATGGAAGAAAGCGTTGGAAGCGTTCTGGGCAGGCAAGCTGGAAGAATCAGAATTTCACGCACGTTTGCAAGAGATCCGTATCGATCATTTGCGCAAGCAACAAGCGAAAGGCATCGACATCATTCCGGTGAATGACTTTAGCTATTATGATCATATCCTGGATACGGCTGTGATGTTTGGCATTATTCCTAAACGTTTTGCTTATGATGGTGGTTCCGTTCCGTTGTCCGTATATTATGGCATTGCCCGAGGAACAAAAGATGCCGCAGCAAGCGAAATGACAAAATGGTTCAACACCAACTATCACTACATAGTACCTGAACTGGACGGGGCTTCCCCAACTCTGACGGAGAACAAACCACTTCTCGCTTATCGTGAAGCAAAAGAAAAACTCGGCATTGAAGGCAAACCGGTAATCGTTGGACCGTTAACCTTCCTGAAGCTCTCCAAAGGCTATGATAAATCCGAGACAGACGCTTGGCTGGACCGCTTGCTGCCACTTTACACTCAATTGCTTCAAGAACTTGCAAGCGAAGGCGTTCAGTGGGTGCAGGTCGACGAGCCTATTCTGGTAACCAAATTAAACGATGAAGACGTACAGCGTCTGAATAAAATATATAAAGCATTTGCCGCAGCCGTTCCAGGCCTGAATATCATGCTGCAAACGTACTTTGAATCTGTCGAAAACTACAACGATATTGTTGCACTGCCAGTTCAAGGTGTAGGACTTGATTTTGTACACGGACTCTCTGGTAACACACAATCTATTCGGACTTCCGGTTTCCCAGCAGACAAAGTGCTCGGTGCAGGTATTATTGATGGACGTGGGATCTGGAAAGCTTCCCTTCAAGGAAAACTAAAATTGCTGAATGAACTGACTGAGTTCGTGACGCCTGAACGTATCATCGTGCAATCATCCTGCAGCCTGCTGCATGTGCCAGTAACGACAGAACGGGAGGCAAAGCTTACAACCGAACTGAAGAATGCTCTGGCATTTGCAGATGAAAAGCTGGATGAGGTTGTTCTTTTGACTACAGCCTTATCTTCACCAAGTGCAGAGATTACCGCTAAAATTAACGAAGCAGAGCTTCCTCTTCTGGCGCTTCAGCAATCCGAAGATCGGAACCGTACCGCTGTACAGAAAGCCGTTTCTTCCATCAGTGTTCAACAGCCAGAGCGCTCCCGTCCTTTTGCAGAGCGTCATGAAGCCCAACAGGCCAAATGGCAATTACCACTCTTCCCGACAACAACGATTGGTAGTTTCCCGCAATCTGCTGAAGTCAGAAAAGCACGTCAATTATGGCGTAAGGGCGAGTTGAACAACGAACAGTATGCTGCCTTCATCCGGGAGCAGATTGATATCTGGATTAAGATTCAGGAAGAGATCGGAATTGACGTACTGGTGCATGGTGAGTTTGAGCGTACCGACATGGTTGAATTCTTTGGCGAGAAACTTGCCGGTTTTGCCTTTACACAGTTCGGCTGGGTACAATCGTATGGTTCACGTTGTGTGAAGCCACCTATTATCTTCGGCGATGTTGCATTTACGGGTGCAATGACGGTGGAAGAAACGAAATATGCCCAATCGCAGACTGAGCGTCCTGTCAAAGGCATGTTGACTGGCCCGATTACCATCATGAACTGGTCATTCGTACGCGAAGACATTGCTCGTGAGCAGATTGCCTATCAATTGGCGTATGCGTTGAGACAGGAAGTCGAGGCACTTGAACAGGCAGGTATTGGCATGATCCAGGTTGACGAGCCGGCTGTTCGTGAAGGGCTTCCGCTGAAAGAAAATGAACAAGCCGATTACCTGGCTTGGGCAGTCAAAGCGTTCCGTATCTCCACGTGCACGGTGCATGAAACGACTCAAATCCATACGCATATGTGCTATTGCGAATTCCATGACATGATTGATTCCATTGAAGCTATGGATGCGGATGTTATCTCCATTGAGACATCCCGTAGTCACGGTGAACTGATTCATAGCTTTGAAGAAAATACGTATGAGCTCGGTATCGGTCTTGGCGTATATGACATCCACAGCCCACGAGTTCCGAGTGTAGATGAAATGAGCAGCATGATTGAACGTGCCCTGCGTGTTCTTGATCCGAAGCTGTTCTGGATTAACCCGGACTGCGGATTGAAAACCCGTGGACAGGAAGAAACGGTTGCTTCCCTGCGTAACATGGTTGACGCAACCAGAATCGCTCGTAACAATCACGCTTCAGCTGCTGTATTGTAA
- a CDS encoding MBL fold metallo-hydrolase has protein sequence MEISKGIEMLQLDFKGNLIHPVLIWDEEMVVLIDTGFPGQYDDLCIALGKIGVPISQLKAVILTHQDVDHIGCLPEILKECGSQVKIYAHELDKPYIEGQLPLLKDGHLEHPPKGKVNETVTDGQELPFCGGIRVIHTPGHTPGHISLYLTGSKTLIAGDSMYSVDGRLGGIHEPTTLDIETARCSLKKYMELDISSVVCYHGGLTHRNVKEQISELSQGL, from the coding sequence ATGGAAATTTCAAAGGGAATAGAAATGCTTCAGCTTGATTTTAAGGGGAATTTGATTCACCCTGTTCTGATATGGGATGAAGAAATGGTTGTGTTAATTGATACCGGTTTCCCTGGACAATATGACGATTTGTGTATCGCACTCGGAAAGATTGGTGTGCCGATCAGCCAACTTAAAGCAGTGATTTTGACGCATCAGGATGTGGACCATATCGGCTGTCTTCCCGAGATTTTGAAAGAGTGTGGCTCACAAGTCAAGATATATGCGCATGAGCTGGATAAGCCATATATTGAGGGACAGCTCCCTCTTCTCAAAGACGGTCACCTTGAGCATCCTCCTAAGGGAAAAGTAAATGAAACGGTGACTGATGGTCAGGAACTGCCGTTTTGTGGTGGAATTCGCGTTATTCATACACCTGGTCATACGCCAGGTCATATCAGTCTATATTTGACGGGCAGCAAGACGCTCATCGCCGGAGATTCAATGTACAGTGTAGACGGCAGGCTTGGAGGCATTCATGAACCTACTACACTGGATATCGAAACGGCTCGTTGCTCCTTAAAGAAGTATATGGAACTCGACATTTCATCTGTGGTTTGTTATCACGGTGGACTAACTCATAGGAATGTAAAGGAACAGATCTCAGAACTTTCTCAAGGTTTATAA
- a CDS encoding GNAT family N-acetyltransferase: protein MTHIVHAAAEDIRSEDSLLLIKELSEELGLLYGGDGTAGFQLSDVEVPRAAFIVARIDGYPVGCGALRPLDETSVEVKRMYTRSGYRRKGIAQAILAEAERLANELGYTNLKLQTGPLQPEAAALYERVGYYRIPVFSGNWDRVLAYQKDLVHEKV from the coding sequence ATGACACATATCGTGCATGCAGCAGCTGAAGATATTCGGAGCGAGGATTCGCTGTTATTGATCAAGGAACTGAGTGAAGAACTGGGTTTGTTATATGGCGGTGATGGAACTGCAGGATTTCAACTGTCAGATGTTGAGGTGCCACGTGCAGCCTTTATCGTTGCCAGGATCGACGGGTATCCGGTTGGTTGCGGAGCACTTAGACCCCTTGATGAAACATCTGTAGAAGTTAAACGCATGTATACACGCAGTGGTTACCGCCGTAAAGGGATTGCCCAGGCTATATTGGCCGAGGCAGAGCGTCTTGCGAACGAACTTGGTTATACCAATCTGAAACTGCAAACAGGTCCCTTGCAACCAGAAGCTGCAGCGCTGTATGAGCGTGTAGGGTATTATCGAATTCCTGTTTTCAGTGGCAATTGGGACAGAGTGTTGGCCTACCAGAAAGATCTGGTACACGAAAAAGTATAA
- a CDS encoding winged helix-turn-helix transcriptional regulator: protein MSMTEYHGKVKNIQDTPFGYTLSVIGGKWKMVIMYLLAENQPVRFNELKRQIGAITYKTLSSQLKELEADGMVERKEYPQVPPKVEYRLTAKAETLLPVLEGLCEWGVQHQEPSLINNNATD from the coding sequence ATGAGTATGACTGAATACCACGGTAAAGTTAAAAACATTCAAGATACCCCTTTTGGATATACGTTGTCTGTCATTGGTGGCAAATGGAAAATGGTGATTATGTATCTACTGGCTGAGAACCAGCCTGTCCGCTTCAATGAACTTAAAAGACAGATCGGCGCCATCACGTATAAAACACTGAGTTCACAACTCAAAGAATTAGAAGCAGATGGTATGGTCGAACGGAAAGAATATCCCCAAGTCCCTCCTAAAGTCGAGTACCGTCTGACAGCCAAAGCTGAAACGTTATTGCCCGTTTTGGAAGGACTATGCGAATGGGGTGTCCAACATCAAGAACCTTCATTGATCAATAATAACGCAACGGATTGA
- a CDS encoding MFS transporter: MVTLLLIIIYLAFIALGLPDALLGSAWSVMKNDIHATTEMAGYISLIISFSTVVSSLSASRLLHRFGTGKVTLFSILSTTIALLGFSFSENFVFLLILAIPLGLGAGSVDAALSNYVALHFKAKHMNWLHCFWGIGAVTGPLVMAYWLNQANNWRAGYVTVGLILLGIAVILLSTLSLWKIFEKGRVEGSGDEKKRVSNREAIRIPGVKMSMLAMLCYNGSETAAGLWMASFFIVSKGVSPGTAAALSSLFFIGIILGRVISGFLSTHVSSKNLIRYGGIVGCFGLVILVMPIPYWIAAGALFIVGLGGAPIYPSIVHATPERFGEKASPSVIGLEMASAYTGSTLIPLGMGLIASQWGMSMVPLILLILFSVMFAATELVNRSNKATRLTV, translated from the coding sequence ATGGTCACGTTATTGTTAATCATTATTTATCTCGCATTTATAGCGCTGGGATTACCGGATGCTTTACTTGGCAGTGCCTGGTCCGTTATGAAAAACGATATACATGCGACAACAGAAATGGCTGGTTACATATCGCTAATCATTTCATTTAGTACAGTAGTGTCCAGTCTGTCCGCCAGCCGATTGTTACACCGATTCGGAACGGGTAAAGTCACATTATTCAGTATCCTCTCAACAACGATTGCGCTGTTGGGATTCTCATTCTCTGAGAATTTTGTGTTTTTACTGATTCTGGCGATCCCTCTCGGCTTAGGTGCAGGTTCAGTGGATGCGGCACTAAGTAATTATGTAGCATTACATTTCAAGGCCAAGCATATGAACTGGTTGCATTGTTTCTGGGGAATTGGGGCAGTGACAGGCCCACTCGTTATGGCATATTGGCTGAATCAAGCAAACAACTGGCGTGCAGGATACGTTACTGTGGGGTTGATTTTGCTTGGGATCGCGGTGATTTTATTATCAACTTTGTCTCTATGGAAGATTTTTGAGAAGGGCAGAGTAGAGGGTTCAGGTGATGAGAAGAAACGCGTAAGTAACCGTGAGGCCATACGTATCCCCGGCGTGAAAATGTCGATGCTTGCGATGCTCTGTTACAACGGTTCCGAAACTGCTGCCGGTCTGTGGATGGCTTCTTTCTTCATTGTTAGCAAAGGAGTTTCTCCAGGTACTGCCGCAGCATTATCCTCCCTATTTTTCATTGGCATTATCTTGGGACGCGTAATTTCAGGTTTTCTTTCGACTCATGTATCCAGCAAAAATCTCATCAGATATGGTGGAATCGTTGGATGCTTCGGATTAGTTATCCTGGTTATGCCGATTCCTTACTGGATTGCTGCAGGGGCTTTATTTATCGTGGGATTGGGCGGAGCACCGATCTATCCGAGCATTGTTCATGCGACACCGGAACGCTTCGGTGAGAAGGCATCCCCAAGTGTAATTGGACTTGAAATGGCCAGTGCCTATACGGGTTCAACACTCATCCCGTTAGGTATGGGACTCATAGCCAGCCAATGGGGAATGTCAATGGTACCCCTGATCCTGCTGATTCTGTTCAGTGTCATGTTCGCGGCTACAGAGCTGGTTAACAGAAGCAACAAGGCTACGCGCCTGACCGTATAG
- a CDS encoding undecaprenyl-diphosphate phosphatase, producing the protein MEEIILWLKYLFLGIVQGATEPIPVSSSGHLIIAQRLMGIKQNGLSFEILTNTASLIAIIFIFRQDIKKLIIGALGYLRTRKEEYRADFMFCLYIIIGTIPAAVVAVLFKDRIEEIFSSVYTVSIALLITGVALWLIRNLRGRKQDGDLSTKDALLVGLAQAVALIPGISRSGATVIASIAVGMKQETALKFSFMLYIPISIGGLIMGVSDIANDPNRSQLAIPYLIAFITTLFVTYFSMRWFMGIMAKGNLKYFSYYCFAAGTLLLIFL; encoded by the coding sequence ATGGAAGAGATCATATTGTGGTTAAAGTATTTGTTTTTAGGTATTGTTCAAGGTGCAACGGAGCCGATTCCCGTCTCCTCAAGCGGTCATCTGATCATCGCCCAGAGGCTCATGGGCATCAAGCAGAATGGATTGTCATTTGAGATTTTAACTAACACGGCATCACTTATCGCTATTATTTTTATTTTCCGGCAAGATATCAAAAAGTTGATTATTGGTGCACTCGGTTACCTGCGTACTCGTAAAGAAGAATATCGAGCAGACTTCATGTTTTGCTTATACATAATTATTGGTACGATCCCTGCTGCTGTCGTTGCAGTCCTGTTCAAGGACCGGATTGAAGAAATTTTCTCATCCGTATATACCGTTTCCATCGCGCTATTGATCACTGGAGTTGCCTTATGGTTGATTCGTAATCTTCGTGGTCGCAAGCAAGACGGTGATCTGTCTACAAAAGATGCATTGTTGGTAGGTCTGGCTCAGGCGGTCGCTCTTATTCCGGGGATTAGCCGCTCAGGGGCAACTGTAATTGCGTCCATCGCTGTCGGCATGAAACAGGAAACAGCTTTGAAGTTCTCATTTATGCTGTACATTCCCATAAGTATTGGTGGACTCATCATGGGGGTATCCGACATTGCCAATGATCCGAATCGATCACAGCTGGCTATCCCTTATCTGATCGCATTCATCACGACGCTCTTCGTCACCTATTTCTCCATGAGATGGTTTATGGGCATTATGGCCAAAGGCAACCTGAAATACTTTTCGTATTACTGTTTTGCCGCAGGTACATTGTTGCTGATTTTCTTATAA
- a CDS encoding ABC transporter substrate-binding protein: MRKQIKSIWIMMALILLIVLSACGQSATTNSTTGDSTNAAAETETKTNSDLASSAESTASAEEELVTYQSDAGEVQVPKNPKRIIDLTSFSTGYFVALDAPVVGALSGAMNNKYIKDQLAAAGTSDLGEEPTPEKLISLKPDLFIVYTGTEGIDKLEQIAPVVQIAYGKRNFKDLMIEMGKLTNREDAARTWIAKWEAKINELKPKVQEAVGDRTVSILNPYAKGLFVFGHNYGRGGEIIYGEFDLKAPAKAQAEAIDSGTGWASISMELLPEYAGDIIFTSPWSGDKTDPKIVYDNTLWKNLPAVKASHVFQLDPTSDSYNDPLTLEGQLQFISDSLLTAK, translated from the coding sequence TTGCGTAAACAGATAAAATCTATATGGATCATGATGGCGCTTATCTTGCTGATTGTACTTAGTGCATGTGGTCAGTCTGCCACGACCAATAGTACAACCGGGGACAGCACGAATGCAGCTGCGGAGACAGAAACCAAGACGAACTCGGATTTAGCTTCTTCCGCTGAATCAACGGCAAGTGCCGAAGAGGAACTTGTTACATATCAATCGGATGCAGGTGAAGTACAGGTACCGAAGAATCCTAAGCGCATTATTGATTTGACATCATTTTCGACAGGCTACTTTGTTGCCCTGGATGCACCGGTAGTCGGCGCCTTATCAGGAGCGATGAATAACAAATATATCAAGGACCAACTTGCAGCAGCGGGCACCAGTGATCTGGGTGAAGAGCCTACGCCAGAGAAGCTAATCAGTTTAAAACCTGACTTATTTATCGTGTACACTGGAACAGAGGGTATCGACAAGCTGGAGCAGATTGCGCCTGTTGTACAGATTGCTTATGGTAAGCGCAATTTCAAGGATCTAATGATTGAAATGGGTAAGCTCACCAATAGAGAAGACGCTGCTAGAACTTGGATTGCTAAATGGGAAGCGAAGATCAACGAACTGAAGCCCAAGGTTCAGGAAGCTGTAGGAGATCGTACCGTTTCCATACTGAATCCATATGCCAAAGGATTATTTGTATTTGGTCATAACTATGGTCGAGGCGGTGAAATTATTTACGGGGAGTTTGATCTCAAGGCACCAGCCAAGGCCCAAGCTGAAGCGATTGACAGTGGAACTGGATGGGCTTCAATCTCCATGGAACTATTACCGGAGTATGCAGGTGATATCATCTTTACCAGCCCGTGGTCGGGAGATAAAACCGATCCCAAGATCGTATATGACAATACATTATGGAAGAACTTGCCTGCTGTGAAGGCAAGTCATGTGTTCCAGCTTGATCCGACTTCAGACTCGTACAACGATCCGTTAACGTTGGAAGGTCAGCTGCAATTTATTTCCGATAGCCTGCTTACCGCGAAGTAA
- a CDS encoding MarR family winged helix-turn-helix transcriptional regulator, protein MQQKSERLNVWLAFSNIHTHLNEKLEQALLQQYDLSLKEFYVLNFIYNAEGKELRLQQLQDLVGLSQSATSRLVVRMEAKDCGALERHACEDDRRGIYTRITELGENKYKKALQTFNQVLQTELEQDGFETRLENLTKELF, encoded by the coding sequence TTGCAGCAAAAGAGTGAACGTTTGAATGTTTGGTTGGCTTTCTCTAACATTCATACCCATCTGAACGAGAAGCTGGAACAAGCTCTGCTTCAACAATATGACTTATCTTTGAAGGAATTTTATGTGTTAAACTTCATATATAATGCGGAGGGTAAGGAATTACGCCTACAGCAACTTCAAGATCTGGTGGGGTTGAGCCAAAGTGCTACTTCCAGGCTCGTCGTCAGGATGGAAGCCAAAGACTGTGGGGCTCTGGAAAGGCATGCATGTGAAGATGACCGTCGTGGCATTTATACTCGTATTACGGAGCTTGGAGAGAATAAATACAAGAAAGCACTCCAAACGTTTAATCAGGTCTTGCAAACTGAATTGGAACAGGATGGATTTGAGACTCGATTAGAGAACCTCACTAAAGAATTGTTCTAA
- a CDS encoding rhodanese-like domain-containing protein: MIMLMLLTFILGIFIVVRQFWPLHNLEYIDYEVFLRHERDFRLYKVIDIRDATDYMANPTPDTINISLGRLAFTWEKYLLREDNVIIMSPGMLQSKKAVRILRKHGFECLYVMK, encoded by the coding sequence ATGATTATGTTGATGCTTTTGACCTTCATATTAGGTATCTTCATCGTTGTACGTCAATTTTGGCCACTGCACAATCTTGAATATATAGATTATGAAGTATTTCTCAGACATGAGCGTGATTTTCGGCTGTATAAAGTGATTGATATTCGAGATGCGACGGATTATATGGCTAATCCTACTCCGGATACGATTAATATCTCATTGGGACGCCTTGCTTTCACATGGGAAAAATACCTTCTTCGAGAAGATAACGTAATTATAATGTCACCTGGTATGCTTCAATCCAAAAAGGCTGTCCGTATTTTGCGAAAGCATGGATTTGAATGTCTTTATGTGATGAAGTAA